One window from the genome of Pantoea cypripedii encodes:
- the ddlA gene encoding D-alanine--D-alanine ligase, whose translation MAKQRVGIIFGGKTAEHEVSLQSAKNILEAIDKSKFEVVLLGIDKQGEWHLNDASGFLLNAENPALIALNRSGENVALVPGQASQQLITRHNAHPLSQVDVIFPIVHGTLGEDGSLQGLLRMANLPFVGSGVLGSAVSMDKDFTKRLLRDAGLNVAPWVSITQAQRAQLDVQALVNRFGLPLFIKPANQGSSVGVSKVSHIEELAAALDLAFTFDRKVLIEQGIKGREIECAVLGNDDPVASPCGEVVVHDEFYSYDTKYISENGAQVVVPAAISAEDSEAIRAVALKAFQALECSGMARVDVFLTEGGEIIVNEVNTLPGFTNISMYPKLWQAAGLGYSALITRLIELALERHQQSSALKSSV comes from the coding sequence ATGGCAAAACAGCGCGTGGGAATCATTTTTGGTGGAAAGACGGCCGAACATGAAGTGTCATTACAATCAGCAAAAAACATTCTTGAGGCTATCGATAAAAGCAAATTCGAGGTGGTATTGCTGGGTATCGATAAGCAGGGTGAATGGCATCTGAACGATGCATCCGGGTTTCTGCTTAATGCGGAAAATCCCGCATTAATAGCGCTTAATCGCTCCGGTGAGAATGTGGCACTGGTTCCTGGCCAGGCATCGCAGCAGCTGATCACCCGCCACAACGCCCATCCCCTGTCGCAGGTCGACGTCATTTTCCCGATTGTGCATGGCACGCTGGGCGAGGATGGTTCGCTACAGGGCCTGCTGCGCATGGCTAACCTGCCATTTGTCGGTTCGGGTGTGCTGGGTTCAGCCGTGAGTATGGACAAAGATTTCACCAAGCGTCTGCTGCGCGATGCCGGACTGAATGTCGCGCCGTGGGTCAGCATCACCCAGGCACAGCGCGCCCAGCTTGATGTGCAGGCGCTGGTCAATCGTTTTGGTCTGCCGCTGTTTATCAAACCAGCGAATCAGGGTTCCTCGGTAGGTGTCAGTAAAGTCAGCCATATTGAGGAGTTAGCGGCTGCACTTGACCTTGCCTTTACCTTTGACCGCAAAGTCCTGATTGAGCAAGGCATTAAAGGTCGCGAGATCGAATGTGCGGTGCTGGGTAATGACGACCCCGTCGCCAGCCCCTGTGGTGAAGTGGTGGTGCACGATGAGTTTTACTCGTATGACACCAAATACATCAGCGAGAACGGTGCGCAGGTGGTCGTGCCCGCCGCGATCAGTGCTGAAGATAGCGAAGCGATCCGTGCCGTGGCGCTGAAAGCCTTTCAGGCGCTGGAATGCAGCGGTATGGCGCGAGTGGATGTGTTCCTCACGGAAGGCGGAGAGATCATCGTTAATGAAGTCAATACGTTGCCCGGCTTCACTAACATCAGCATGTATC